The Pseudomonas solani genome segment CCCTGATGTGGAGAACGCCGCCACCCGCGCGGCCCTGGTCGAGCAGCTCGGCCAGGTGCGCGGCGGGGTGCTGATCCATGGCGGCTTCTTCCTCGGCCCCGAAGCCTTCTACCAGTGTCTGCGCGAGCTGGGCGACGGACCGTTGTCGCGCATCGCCATGACCGCCATCAGCTACGTCAACCGCCTGCACGGCGACGAAGAGCTCAAGCGCCTGCAGCGCCGCGACGCGCGCTTCGTCAACAGCTGCTTCACCATCACCCTGCTGGGCGCCAGCGCCGCCGACCAGCTGGAGGACGGCCGCGTGCTCAGCGGCGTCGGTGGGCAGTACGACTTCGTCGCCCAGGCCCACGAGCTGGAGGGCGCCCGCTCGATCCTGATGCTGCGCAGCTGGCGTGAGTCCGGCGGTGAGGCCAGTTCCAACATCGTCTGGGAATACGGCCACGCCACCATTCCCCGGCACCTGCGCGACCTGGTGGTGACCGAGTACGGTATCGCCGACCTGCGCGGCAAGAACGACGCCGAGGTGATCGAAGCGCTGCTGCGCATCGCCGACTCGCGCTTCCAGGAGGGCCTGATCGCCGAGGCGCAGAAGGCCGGCAAGCTGCCCGCTGACTTCACCCTCGACCCGCTCTACCGGCAGAACACCCCCTGGCGCCTGCTGGCGTTGCAGGCCGAGCATCCCCGGTTGTTCGCCGAGTACCCGCTGGGCTGCGACTTCACGCCGGAGGAGCAGGACCTGTTGCGTGCCCTGCGCTGGTTGAAGAGCAAGCTCAAGCTCAGCGAGATCCTCGAACTGGGCATGGCCACCCTGTTCGACCTGCCGGAGCCCGCCGACTACACCCGCCACCTGCAGCGCATGGACCTGCACGCGCCCAGTGGCCTGCGCGAGCAGCTCTACCAGAAGCTGGTGCTGGCCGGGCTCAAGGCCACCGCGCCGGGCTGAACCTCAGCCGTCGAGCCGCGTGCCCACGCCGAACAGCCACACGCCCACCAGCGCCTCGCCCTGTTGCTCCAGGCGCAGCGGCGCGGTGCCGCCGGGCATGCGCACCTGCACATCACCGGCCGCCACCAGCCCGGCCTTCCAGGCGGCACTGGCCACGGCGCAGGCGCTGCTGCCGGAGGATTCGGTCGCCCCTTCGCCGCGTTCGAACACCCGTGCCTCGATGGCGCCGTCCGCTGCCCGCGCCGCCCATTGCAGGTTGACTCCGGCGGGGCAGGGGTTGCCGGCGCCGATGGGCGCGGCGTAGGCGATGCGCTCCAGTGCCGCGTGGGCGTCGGCGTTGCGTAGCCAGGGCATGGTCGGCAGCGTGGCGGGATCGTCCAGCAGGGTCACGCAATGAGGGTTGCCGATGCGCACGAACTGGCTGCGCTGCCATTCGGGGTTCACCTGCGCCAGGGCGTCGACACGGCTCAGCGGGTGGCCGTGGAAGTCGGTGGCGGCCACATGCTCGTCATCGGCACCCACCGCCTCGGGGCCGAACCCCGGTGCGCCCATCTGCAACCAGAAGCCCGGGTGCCCATCGCGTTCGGCGGGCTCGATGGGCGTGACCACCGGCGAGCCGCCGCCGGGCTTGTCGTGGTGCACCTGCAGGACGAAGGCCTGGCTGGGCAAGACCTGGCCGTCGTCGAGCAGGGACTGGGCGAAAAGGG includes the following:
- a CDS encoding diaminopimelate epimerase; amino-acid sequence: MTRLYDARGNRYVVTTPEALRQLGIAVPQHAADAARQREHWSAAAIEALCTWPEGERPQGAKGHRSDGLLVGPFGDASPWDLLIVNTDGSLTERSGNGMTLFAQSLLDDGQVLPSQAFVLQVHHDKPGGGSPVVTPIEPAERDGHPGFWLQMGAPGFGPEAVGADDEHVAATDFHGHPLSRVDALAQVNPEWQRSQFVRIGNPHCVTLLDDPATLPTMPWLRNADAHAALERIAYAAPIGAGNPCPAGVNLQWAARAADGAIEARVFERGEGATESSGSSACAVASAAWKAGLVAAGDVQVRMPGGTAPLRLEQQGEALVGVWLFGVGTRLDG